The stretch of DNA AGAATTCGGAGGCACATCCCGGGTAATAGTGCTCCCTGCTCCTATGACGCTACCTGAACCTATTCGGACAGGAGCCACAAATTGCACGTCCGAACCCACAAAGCAGTTGTCCTCAATTATCGTAGGATGCTTTTTCTTTCCATCATAATTACATGTGATAGCGCCACAACCGATGTTCACATTTTCGCCTATATGACTGTCACCAAGATAAGTCAAATGAGCAGCTTTGGTTCCAACCCCTATGAATGTGTTCTTAACTTCTACGAAATTTCCTATTCTAGCGTTTCTCCCAATCTTCGCATTTGGCCTTAAATGGGCCATAGGGCCTATTGACACATCGTGCTGAACTTCGACTTTATCCAGTTTGGACCCCAAAAGAATACGCACTCTGTGCTCTATCTTGGAATCATTTATCAAACAACCTGGTTCCACCAGGCAGTCCTCTCCAATTGAAGTGTTTCCGGTTATCATTACATTGGGGCAAATTGTCGTGTCCGGACCAATGGATATTCCGAAATCTCCATAAAAGGATGACGGATCTTGGAGAGTGACTCCATCCGACATCAGTCTTAGTCGTATACGGTCCCACACAGCATGGTTGGCAACCGCTAAATCAGATCTACTGTTCACACCTACGACAACAGAAGAGTCTTCTGTGTTGCACGCATGAACCTTGACGCCGATTTTGTTAGCTTCCGAAACAACATCGGTGAGGTAATATTCCTTCTGACTGTTGTCAGCTTTAATTTTCCCCAGCAAGTTGAACAGCAGGGCGGCCTGAATAATGTATATACCGGTGTTTACTTCAAGGACAGTCTTCTCAGAATCGCTAGCGTCCTTTTCTTCAACTATTTTTGCCACGTAATCCGCGTCATCCCGTATGATTCGACCATAGCCAAAAGGGCTCTTTAGGTGAGTGGTGAATACGCTGAGCAAACTTGATCTCTCGTCGTGAAACCTCATAAAGCGTTCTAGAGTATCTGACCTGATGAGCGGAGTATCCCCGCACATTATCAACACGTGGCCCTCAAATTTTTCAAACAAAGCCGAACATTGCTTTACTGCGTGTCCGGTACCTAACTGCGGCTCCTGCTGCACAAAATCAAGATTCCGGGATTTAAACCGAAGCATAACCTCTTCTGCCTGATGGCCAACCACAACTACTGTTCTGTCAACGTCTAAACTCCTGACAGCGTCCAGAACGTAGGCTAGCATTGGCCTACCAGCAACTGGATGGAGCACTTTACAAAAATTCGACTTCATACGCGTTCCCTTGCCGGCAGCAAGGATAACAGCGCCATAATGTTTCATGTTTACGGATATCCATTCTATAGAAAGATCAAACTAGAAAATTATATTTTCGTAGAAGAAGTGTCAAGGTTAATTGGGCTCAGTGAAAGTAAGACGAACCTACATGTTCAAAAACATTTAACCTTTTTGCTGACGCGTGTTGTAAATTCGATCTCTTCTTCCCACTGCAAGGAATCGTCCAAAAATGTGTTAGAGTAAGAGGTCGAACCTGACTGAGAATTCTCTTCCTGGATCGAATTAACGACACGATACCAAATTCCCTAATCCGGAGTTAAGAAATTGATGCTGACAACCCTCAAATTTGCCGTTCTAGGTTCGGCCCATGAACCAACACATTCTGAAGTATCCAAGATGGCCTTTCAATTAGGTCGTGAGATCGCCAAAACAAAAGGTATAGTCCTTACAGGTGGTTGCCCGGGTTTGCCTCACAGGGCTTCTCTGGGAGCCAGAAGTGTTGGAGGATTAACCGTCGCTGTTTCCCCTGCCATGAACAGAAAGGAACATGTGGAGAAATATTGCTATCCTTATGACAGCGATGTCACGATGTTCACAGGAATGGGAAACAAGGGGCGAAACGTTATTCTGGTCAGGAGCGCTGATATTGCGCTGTTCATAGGTGGCGGCATCGGAACTCTCAACGAGTTTACTATAGCGTTTGATGAATTTACGGATGAAAAGGTTATAGGGATTTTATCCGGAAGTGGGGGAATATCAGACCAGTTGTCCGAAATTGCTTTGTGGTCGAAGAGAACTCCTGCAGCGCCATTTCTGATCGAATCGGACCCTACGGTTCTCGTTCTAAGAGTATTCCAAAAGTTTGCCAATAGAAATTGTCCTGATCTTAAATGAAATACCCGGACATCCCAAAGCGATACTTTGCCACCGACCTGTCACTGTTCAGATCTGAACTTGTTAAACATGGGGATCTTCAGACAGTTAAGGAGATAGGATCCGAACCGTCCCACGCAGTCATTCATGGCAAGGGAAAAATCTCTCTGTCTTTAATTCCTCGTTTTTCAAATCTCGAGTCTTACAATTCCCTGAGACTAACTCTTATCAACCGTTCAGAACATCTTATTCTTGTAGGACTTAATCTGATCCACGGAGCGGGTGTTCCTCAGAAAGACGGAGAAGGGATATCATTTTCCGGTGGCCGAGAGTTCCTTTATCCTGGAAGATTATGTTGTCTCAACTTTCCTGTAGAAAGTTTCGGAGCCTACGGAAAACCACGCGGATGGGAAAATATTTCCAAAATTGATCTGATTTTTGAGACTGAAAAATTCGCGGCCGCTCCAGGGGAATTTGAAATCGAATTTCGTGAGCTTGAGGCCGTAAAACGTCTTGTCCCAGCAGGCCCAAGACTGTCTCAAGATGGTCTGGAGCATCTGCTACTCAAGGAGATGGACTCTCATTCTTTCTCTAAGACTAATTTCAGCCCCAGCTCTCCCAGTCCGAATGGATCAAATGCTCGTCGCAAAACAAGCTGGGTTCCTTTCTCAGCGCAGGACCCGGGTTTATATGTAGAGCCGCCGCATTCTTTTCCGCTGGAAACGGCATTAGAGATACTAAACGGTAAAATAATGGGGCAATCCCTCCCGTCCGGGATTCCATGGCATGCCAATCCTACCGGCGAACTTGAATGGCCGCACTTTCTGAACCGCCATCATTTTCTCCGAACCCTGATTCAGGATTATGTGACCACGGGGAATAAATCATCCATGCAAATGGTCTTGAACGTCCTCGAAGATTGGATTCAAAATTGCCCTGTTCCTATAAACTCCAATGGAGGAGCAGGACCGACATGGGAAACACTAACAGTTGCGTGGAGATTGAGAGAATGGTTTTGGGTGAAGGGAATTTTATGGAATGCCGAATCATTCCCCAAAGCCGTCAAATCCTTAATGCTTCGCTCGGTCTGGGAACACGCTCGAAGCCTTATGGACCACCAGGGCCATCCGAACAACTGGATGATAGTTGAATCGGCGGCTCTTGCCTGTGCAGGCATGATTTTCCCAGAATTAAAACAGGCAAACCGATGGGTGGAAACGGGCATAAAAAGATTGGCCCAGGAACACGACAGACAATTTTTTGACGATTCGTCGCACTTTGAGATTTCTACGCTTTATCACGCGATCTGTATCCACTCGATTCTTGAAGTGAGGATTGTGGCTGAAGCCGTTGGTGTCCCTTTGCCCCTGCTATTTTATGAGCCGCTGGAAAAGAGTTTTCAATATTTAATGGATATAGCGAGACCCGATTTTACGTGGCCTTCTATAAATGATTCAGGGAGTTTTGATAGGGACTACTGTCAACTCTTCGCCAGAGCGGCTCACATATTCAACAGATCGGATTTTAAGTGGGTAGCTACCAAAGGGATTAAAGGGGAACCTCCCAACCGGAATTTTTGTTGTTTCCCAGATTCGGGTATATGCGTGATAAAAGGAACTGAAAAAAAAGAGAAAAAATGGGGCCTATTTAGAGCTGGACCAGCCGGAGCTTTTCACGTCCACAACGATGTCCTTTCAATAGAAATCTTTGATAGAAAATTCCCATGGTTGGTCGATCCCGGAATAACCAAGTATGCTCCAGATCCTTTAACCTCAAAGTATCGGTCAGGCTTGTTCCACAATATTCTAACTGTTGACGGTGTCGAACCGACGAGATCTACTGCGAGAATTTCCGAACGAATCAAATCAGTCCGAGACAAAATTCAGGCTTTCGAAAAAGAGAATTCTATCGCTGTTTTTGGCGTTTCCCATGAATTGCTCGACAAGCACGGCAATAGTTGTTCACTGGAACGAGGCCTCGTTCTTTATAGAAACTCATTCTGGGTTCTTTTTGAACACGTCTCAGGAAAAGGGATTCATGACATTGTTCATAACTGGCAGTTTTCCCATCATGTAAAAAGCGTCCGGTTGGCCGAACCATTTAAAATAATCGCATCCAATGAATACTCGCAATTAGTTATCGAGAAGTTAATGCCCGACGAACCCAGCAAGTTCGACACTGTGAGAGGCGGTATCAATCCTCTTAGAGGATGGGTTTCGGTAGGAGGGACTGACAAAGCGTCTTATTCGGTCCGTTGTAAAACACTAATAGAACTGCCCGCTCTTTTCTGCTGGACAATTCATGGATGCTGGAATTCCAACTAGACATCAGAACAGGAAGGCATGAAATGCCATCAGTTTGCCAACAACCATCATTATGATGACAACGACGACAGAGAGAACGATTATCAACGGTAACATGATTGAGATTACAGCTCTACCGGTTCCTATCAGGAATCCTTCTCTCAGACCTATCACCAAAATGACAAACTGCCAAATCCCGGCGATCAGCCAACCTACAAATGGAATTGAGCGAAAGATTTCAGGCCCAAAACAGTAACAGCTTATCCTAAATGTCGATTCCAGAGAGGCGCTTCGAACTCCAAGAACCATCAGGCAAAGAAACAAGAGAAGAGGATGCAGAAAAATTCCCAGAATCAGCATCAACAGCATATACATAAGGCTCCCTATTCTTGAGCCCACCATCATTCCTTCGGGCATCATCAAAGGTAATGCTGTTGAATTGGTCATAACAGAAAAAGTGTATCCGATCACAATAGAAACACTTGATATTACGAGAGCATAAAGAAACGGAAGCTTGTAGCCCCCCTGAAGCGGCAAGCGCTTGAAAAAATTGGTTGAATCGAACAAAGACTGCTTAAACGTCTCTATTAAACCTCGAGTAAAGCCGAGCCCCTCTTCGTCCTCCCAAGGGCAATATCCTTTGAAGCCAGCAGAACTTGAACCGGACGGAGGGCTTTGCTCAAAAAATTCTGTCTGTTCGCCCACGTCAGTCTTTCCAAAACAATCCTCACACAATTCAGTGGGCCTCAGATAAGGATTAAACTCTTTCCCGCACTTTGGACAAATCACTGTCGCCTCCTCGCGAATTCATTTTGAAATCACGAGATCATCATGACTAACAAACTTACGTTTTTCAAAAGACATCCGCAGAGAATTTATAGATTTCGGTCCCAGGATCTTTCCATGCGTCCCTAGGTAGACACGCTTTTCGGCATGTCTCTTCCAAAAAAGTAATTCGATCCCAATTACGCTCCGTTGCGACCTGAGGCAAAAGCAGCCCTGAACAAGCGCCATGTTTCACAAGAATACCATCAACACCGACTTGAATTTCATCAACATCTTTGACTCTTTGAAAAGGTGTAAGGACAGATATTTCATAATCCAGGAAATCCAATTCATCCGCGCATATCGGTCTAAATCGAGGATCCTTGAAAGCCGCGGCTTCAGCCATTTCTTCTATCGTCTCACAAAGTGGCTTGCTGGCGTTTAGCCATCCTATGCACCCCCGGAGCATACCTTTTTTATAAATCGTTACAAATGCGCCACATTTTTCCTTAAGTCTTTCAGATTTTGGCTCATATCGCTCGGTCTTCAGGCCCTTACATCTACATTCAATAACCTTCTCAACTAATCTCAGAAGGTCATTTTTTTCTTCGTCAGTCAATCCCATGTCAACGCCGACTTGTTTTTTTCTGGAGCTCATGGCATTCACCCTGTAGCCTTCAAAGTAAGTTTAATAATGATTGGAAATCACGGAAACAATGGGAGCGCTGTCAATGCCGTGTTTTCTTCAAAACCGAACATTAGGTTCATATTCTGGACAGCTACTCCAGAAGCCCCTTTCACGAGATTGTCAATCGCAACCATAATCACTGCGTAATCGGTTCGTACGTCAATCTCCACCGAAATATGAGCTTGATTTGAACCTCTCACTCGAGATGTGTCAGGAAATATTCCGTGGGGTAGGACCGTTATAAAGTCCTCATCTTCGTAGAATTCGCAGAAGACTTCTCTTAAATGTTCGGATTTTAATAGTGGGTCGGTCTTCAAGTAAATTGTGCTGACCATTCCACGACTCACAGGAATGAGATGTGGGGTAAACCTGACAGTAACCTTATTTCCTGCCAACAAAGAAAGTTCCTGTTCCATTTCAGGGATGTGTCTATGGCCTAATACTCCATAGGGCTTGAAGCCCTCACCCGATTCACAAAAGCTAGTATTGAGTTTAGCTCCTCGACCCGCTCCTGAGATTCCGGACTTGGAATCTACAATGGGACACGAAGTATCTACTCCCGGCAGCCCGATGGTCGGAGCCACCCCTAATATCACCGTGGAGGGGTAACAACCGGGATTCGCTATTAGCTCAGATCTTTTAATTTCCTCTCTGCGAATCTCCGGTAGCCCATATATCGATCTGCCCAGTAGATCCGGGTCCTTGTGCTTCCCGTACCACTGCTCATACGTCCCGAGGTCTTTGAGACGAAAATCCGCTGATAGATCTATAACCCTGACACCAGCATTGAGCAGTTTACGGGCGGCTATGGCAGAATCCCCGTGAGGGAGAGCCAAGAAAGCCACATCGGCTTTGGGCGACTCTAAGAGATCGTCAAGCTCAATAAGGGGAAAATCGTTTTTCTTGGAAATGTATGGAAAAATGGCGCTAGCTCTTTGTTTCGACCATGTCCTCGAACTGCCGCCTTCTATGCGAACTTCCGGATGGCTGGAAAGGATTCTGATCAACTCAATACCGGTATAACCGGTCGCTCCAAATATTAAAGCGCTTAACATGGTTAGAACTTTAAACTCCCTTAGGATTCTCTTCTGTAATTCGGGGCTTCCTTAGTTATTACAACATCATGGACGTGTGACTCTTTCAGTCCAGAGGCGGTTACTTTTACAAACGTTGCTTTTAACCTAAGTTCATCTAAAGTCTTTGCCCCAAGATACCCCATCCCGGCTTTGAGACCTCCAATAAGCTGAGTGATCGAATCTGCGACAGGGCCCTTGGCAGGTACCATACCCACAATTCCTTCAGGTACTAGCTTATGCTCTTGCACTCCCTCGTGCTGACCATAACGATCACGTGAGCCATCTTTCATGGCTTCCAGAGATCCCATCCCTCGATAGGACTTGTAGGATCGTCCCTGGTAGAGGACCGACTCTCCGGGGCTCTCATCAGTGCCAGCCAGGAGGCCGCCGATCATGACTGTATTAGCACCCGCTGCGATCGCCTTTGTGACATCTCCAGAATATTTTACGCCACCATCGGCAATCATGGGTATCCCCAATTCGTTTGCTACCTTTGAACATTCGATGATCGCGGATACCTGCGGCACTCCTACGCCAGCTACAATTCGCGTCGTACAGATAGACCCAGGACCAACTCCCAGCTTAACTCCGTCCGCTCCCGCCTTCACAAGATCACGGACAGCCTCGGGAGTAGCTATGTTTCCGCCTATCACCTGGCAGTTTTTGTAGTTTGCCTTTATGTCACCAATAGCCTCAATCACATTTTTTGAATGACCATGTGAAGTGTCTACCACAATGACGTCGACTCCTCGCCTTATAAGCGCTTCCACTCGTTCTTCTCGATCAGGCCCAACGCCGACAGCTGCGCCTACCCGAAGCCTACCGAACTCATCTTTCGCAGAACTCGGGTACATGATCGCCTTTTGAATATCCTTTATAGTAATAAGTCCCTTAACGCGATTCTCGCTGTCAACGACTACCAATTTCTCAATTCGATGCTTGTGAAGGAGGGCCTTGGATTCCTCAATACCTATTTTCTCATCGACTGTGATCAGGTTGTCTTTGGTCATCACTTCTTCGACTTTGAGATCGAGGTCTTCGATAAAACGGAGGTCCCTATTGGTGAGTATACCTTTGAGATAGCCCTTAACCGTTACAGGCACTCCGGAGATGTGATATTTTTTCATTATTTGAAGAGCATCCGATATCTTTTGCTCTGGGTGTATAGTTATCGGATCTACGATCATACCGGACTCTGATCTCTTTACCCGATCAACCTCCCGAACCTGCTCGGGAATTCCCAAATTGCGATGGATGATGCCTATCCCTCCTTGACGAGCCAGACTGATAGCCATCTCCGATTCCGTAACCGTATCCATCGCAGCGCTAACGATTGGAATATTCAAGGCAATCGTTGACGTAAGACTGGTTTGAACGTCAACTTCGGAGGGTAACAACTCCGAGTAGCAGGGAACTAGAAAAACATCATCAAAAGTCAAAGATTCATGGACAACCATCAATAACTCTCCATCTTAGTCTAAGTGTTGTTCAGGTTCTGGTCCTTAACCAAGGTTAATTTCAAACAACCTAAGAAAAAATAATAAAACTCAGTCAATAGGTTTTACACGACTTGAATATTTTAACCAAATTTCTATCAACGCGGAATCGGCGCTTGATTTCTGGTCGTAGCAATGTATTCCATTCCTTTCATTAGGCTTTTGGAAGCTGAATCCATGAAAAGATCAAGATAACTGGGCCACCTTTTCTTCGGGTACTCGAGTTCAGGCTCTCCCTTAATTCCACCCAAATTTGCTGCGACTTTCACAGCGTCGTAGAAATTCCCCATCGAATCAACCAACCCCAATTCCTTAGCAGACTGTCCCGTAAAAAATCTGCCATCAGCTATTTCACGTAACTTATCCTCTTCAATTTTTCCCTTGCGGCCTTGAAGCACATCAGAAATGAACTGCTCATGAACTTCTTTGGCAAAATTTTGAAGTATGTCCCTCTCTTGATCGTCCAGAGGCTTGATCCCAGATCCGATGTCTTTGAAAGCGCCGGCCTTGATCACATTTACATTTACACCAATCTTTTCGATGACTTTATGTATATCCGGCAGCATCATTATCACCCCTATGCTACCAGTGATTGAGCCTTTTGAACACACAATCCTGTCGGCGCTGGAGGCGATATAATAGGCCGCTGAAGCTCCCACCGTTTCAATGGAGGCCACAACTGGTTTCTTCTTTCTGACTTTTTCAATTTCCCTGTAGATCTCTTGAGCAGGAGCGACTGTTCCTCCCGGTGAATTGATCCTCAACAGAATCGCTCTTATAGAGGATTTCTTTCTGAACTTTTTCATTTCCTTGAGAGTTTCGTCACAAGTCAGAATTGTTCCTTCTATAGTTATTACCCCAATCTTGTTTCCATAATCCAGGATTTCAGAAATTCCAGAAGATCGGTCTTCAGTATCTAGAAAGCGGGACAGCGTCATTACAATAATAACAAAAATTACCATTACGGCCATAACGAAAGCCAAAGAAACACCAAGCCTGGATTTTTTCATTTAATTCTCACCCGCTGAAATCGAGAGGCGTCATTCTTCATAGAAGTTTAACCTAAATAATTGGAAAAGAAAAAATTATCAGAAAATAGTTGCTGTCGCAAGTAACGTTCCGTCATTAATTCAATTCGATGGAAAGAAGTAGTGAAATATACGCTTACCAATCCATTCGTGCCTTCAAAACATCAAGAAGCTTCTCGTTAGAGTCCAAAACTCTCGTCGCTTCGCGCCCGGTCATCCCCGACCCTCTCAACACAACGTCAGCCTTTTGGTCGGTGATAAGGTTGTCAGGAGTATGAGTATCCGTATTGATAACCAGTTGGGCGCCACTTTCCAAAGCCATCCTGAAAACGTGGCCGTTTGTTAGACTATGGCCAGATCTGCATGTGATTTCCAAAAAAACATTTTTCTGTTTGGCGAGGGTTGCGTCTTCTTCCGAAATCATGCCGGGATGGGCAAGTATATCCGTTTCAGCCAAAATCGCCGCATGATTTGTCCCTGGGGCCACCGGCTCCACGGGGGATTCCCCATGAGTAATGACCAATACTGCTCCATGTTTTCTGGCCTCAACAATTAACTCTGCTATCTGAGCAGGCGGAGCGTGGGTAATTTCAACCCCTGGAACAACGAATACTCTCTGATTCTTATTTAGCTCCTGCGCAACCCGAACAATTCTTGGAACCACGAATTCCAAATTTGACGAGTCGACGTGGTCTGTCAAGCCTATGGCGCGGTAACCCATTACTTCCGCCCTCCTAACTAACTCGCTCGGCACTAGAACTCCATCGCTAAACAGTGTGTGAGTGTGAAAATCTATCATGCTCAAAATCCTCCTCTGTGTATGGGGATCATCCAATACGGCTGCTTATGATCCGAGCAAAAAGGGCTTCCAATAATCAAGCTTATAATCTAGAATTCAAGTCTCAGGCAAGCGCCTGTTTCAGATCGAGACCGAAAAATTATTGAGCCGTCCTAATTTAACGAGATCCGACCATTATGTTATGTTTAAGTTAACAATTATTAAGAGGTAAACAACGTGTGCGGAATTGCCGGTTTCCTGAGTAATGAGGTATGGAAGAAAAATAGTGATCTTAACTGGATCGAACACACTATAGGGCCGCTTTCCGGGATGCCAGTCGGATCGTTTGAAATGTCCACATTGCGCGAGTCCGTTGACCACCTGATCCAGCATTTCGATCAATTGATGGAGTTTTCGTTTCATTTTTCCCTAGTTTCTGATGCTGAGTTCTTTTCCAAGGTTGAGTACCTGGCCGAATTATTGGAAAAGGCTCTCGAACGCCTATCGAAAGAACCCTCAACAGAAGAAATTGAATCTCTTAGCCAAGATATAGGTGACTTCATCTGGCAGATTAGGGCGGAAGTAATTAAAAATGTCGCACGTACCAATGAACTAATCAACCCAGATCATCTCTCAAAAGGATCGGGTCGCCCCCAACGGTTTGTGGCCTGGGCAATAGAAAGAGTACTCGAGAATATCGATAGACTTGAAGTCAGAGGACGAGATTCAGCCGGCATATCAATTCAAATTATGACGGCTGGAGATTCTTTAGTTAAGGAATTGGGAATAGACAAGGTTCTCAAGAAAAATTCGCGAATAAAAAATGGAGTCAGCATCAGTTTTCAAGGGGTCAAGTTGCCGTCCAGACGGCTATCCCTCAACTTCTCTTACAAAGTGGCAAACCTTGTAGGTCATCTGGGTGACAA from Desulfomonilaceae bacterium encodes:
- the glmU gene encoding bifunctional UDP-N-acetylglucosamine diphosphorylase/glucosamine-1-phosphate N-acetyltransferase GlmU, producing MKHYGAVILAAGKGTRMKSNFCKVLHPVAGRPMLAYVLDAVRSLDVDRTVVVVGHQAEEVMLRFKSRNLDFVQQEPQLGTGHAVKQCSALFEKFEGHVLIMCGDTPLIRSDTLERFMRFHDERSSLLSVFTTHLKSPFGYGRIIRDDADYVAKIVEEKDASDSEKTVLEVNTGIYIIQAALLFNLLGKIKADNSQKEYYLTDVVSEANKIGVKVHACNTEDSSVVVGVNSRSDLAVANHAVWDRIRLRLMSDGVTLQDPSSFYGDFGISIGPDTTICPNVMITGNTSIGEDCLVEPGCLINDSKIEHRVRILLGSKLDKVEVQHDVSIGPMAHLRPNAKIGRNARIGNFVEVKNTFIGVGTKAAHLTYLGDSHIGENVNIGCGAITCNYDGKKKHPTIIEDNCFVGSDVQFVAPVRIGSGSVIGAGSTITRDVPPNSLAVSRSKQKVFPLRFGQGPNSKNEDR
- the guaB gene encoding IMP dehydrogenase, whose product is MVVHESLTFDDVFLVPCYSELLPSEVDVQTSLTSTIALNIPIVSAAMDTVTESEMAISLARQGGIGIIHRNLGIPEQVREVDRVKRSESGMIVDPITIHPEQKISDALQIMKKYHISGVPVTVKGYLKGILTNRDLRFIEDLDLKVEEVMTKDNLITVDEKIGIEESKALLHKHRIEKLVVVDSENRVKGLITIKDIQKAIMYPSSAKDEFGRLRVGAAVGVGPDREERVEALIRRGVDVIVVDTSHGHSKNVIEAIGDIKANYKNCQVIGGNIATPEAVRDLVKAGADGVKLGVGPGSICTTRIVAGVGVPQVSAIIECSKVANELGIPMIADGGVKYSGDVTKAIAAGANTVMIGGLLAGTDESPGESVLYQGRSYKSYRGMGSLEAMKDGSRDRYGQHEGVQEHKLVPEGIVGMVPAKGPVADSITQLIGGLKAGMGYLGAKTLDELRLKATFVKVTASGLKESHVHDVVITKEAPNYRRES
- the argC gene encoding N-acetyl-gamma-glutamyl-phosphate reductase — protein: MLSALIFGATGYTGIELIRILSSHPEVRIEGGSSRTWSKQRASAIFPYISKKNDFPLIELDDLLESPKADVAFLALPHGDSAIAARKLLNAGVRVIDLSADFRLKDLGTYEQWYGKHKDPDLLGRSIYGLPEIRREEIKRSELIANPGCYPSTVILGVAPTIGLPGVDTSCPIVDSKSGISGAGRGAKLNTSFCESGEGFKPYGVLGHRHIPEMEQELSLLAGNKVTVRFTPHLIPVSRGMVSTIYLKTDPLLKSEHLREVFCEFYEDEDFITVLPHGIFPDTSRVRGSNQAHISVEIDVRTDYAVIMVAIDNLVKGASGVAVQNMNLMFGFEENTALTALPLFP
- the sppA gene encoding signal peptide peptidase SppA, with protein sequence MKKSRLGVSLAFVMAVMVIFVIIVMTLSRFLDTEDRSSGISEILDYGNKIGVITIEGTILTCDETLKEMKKFRKKSSIRAILLRINSPGGTVAPAQEIYREIEKVRKKKPVVASIETVGASAAYYIASSADRIVCSKGSITGSIGVIMMLPDIHKVIEKIGVNVNVIKAGAFKDIGSGIKPLDDQERDILQNFAKEVHEQFISDVLQGRKGKIEEDKLREIADGRFFTGQSAKELGLVDSMGNFYDAVKVAANLGGIKGEPELEYPKKRWPSYLDLFMDSASKSLMKGMEYIATTRNQAPIPR
- a CDS encoding heparinase II/III family protein, yielding MKYPDIPKRYFATDLSLFRSELVKHGDLQTVKEIGSEPSHAVIHGKGKISLSLIPRFSNLESYNSLRLTLINRSEHLILVGLNLIHGAGVPQKDGEGISFSGGREFLYPGRLCCLNFPVESFGAYGKPRGWENISKIDLIFETEKFAAAPGEFEIEFRELEAVKRLVPAGPRLSQDGLEHLLLKEMDSHSFSKTNFSPSSPSPNGSNARRKTSWVPFSAQDPGLYVEPPHSFPLETALEILNGKIMGQSLPSGIPWHANPTGELEWPHFLNRHHFLRTLIQDYVTTGNKSSMQMVLNVLEDWIQNCPVPINSNGGAGPTWETLTVAWRLREWFWVKGILWNAESFPKAVKSLMLRSVWEHARSLMDHQGHPNNWMIVESAALACAGMIFPELKQANRWVETGIKRLAQEHDRQFFDDSSHFEISTLYHAICIHSILEVRIVAEAVGVPLPLLFYEPLEKSFQYLMDIARPDFTWPSINDSGSFDRDYCQLFARAAHIFNRSDFKWVATKGIKGEPPNRNFCCFPDSGICVIKGTEKKEKKWGLFRAGPAGAFHVHNDVLSIEIFDRKFPWLVDPGITKYAPDPLTSKYRSGLFHNILTVDGVEPTRSTARISERIKSVRDKIQAFEKENSIAVFGVSHELLDKHGNSCSLERGLVLYRNSFWVLFEHVSGKGIHDIVHNWQFSHHVKSVRLAEPFKIIASNEYSQLVIEKLMPDEPSKFDTVRGGINPLRGWVSVGGTDKASYSVRCKTLIELPALFCWTIHGCWNSN
- the amrA gene encoding AmmeMemoRadiSam system protein A, translated to MSSRKKQVGVDMGLTDEEKNDLLRLVEKVIECRCKGLKTERYEPKSERLKEKCGAFVTIYKKGMLRGCIGWLNASKPLCETIEEMAEAAAFKDPRFRPICADELDFLDYEISVLTPFQRVKDVDEIQVGVDGILVKHGACSGLLLPQVATERNWDRITFLEETCRKACLPRDAWKDPGTEIYKFSADVF
- a CDS encoding YIP1 family protein, producing the protein MICPKCGKEFNPYLRPTELCEDCFGKTDVGEQTEFFEQSPPSGSSSAGFKGYCPWEDEEGLGFTRGLIETFKQSLFDSTNFFKRLPLQGGYKLPFLYALVISSVSIVIGYTFSVMTNSTALPLMMPEGMMVGSRIGSLMYMLLMLILGIFLHPLLLFLCLMVLGVRSASLESTFRISCYCFGPEIFRSIPFVGWLIAGIWQFVILVIGLREGFLIGTGRAVISIMLPLIIVLSVVVVIIMMVVGKLMAFHAFLF
- a CDS encoding histidinol phosphate phosphatase domain-containing protein produces the protein MIDFHTHTLFSDGVLVPSELVRRAEVMGYRAIGLTDHVDSSNLEFVVPRIVRVAQELNKNQRVFVVPGVEITHAPPAQIAELIVEARKHGAVLVITHGESPVEPVAPGTNHAAILAETDILAHPGMISEEDATLAKQKNVFLEITCRSGHSLTNGHVFRMALESGAQLVINTDTHTPDNLITDQKADVVLRGSGMTGREATRVLDSNEKLLDVLKARMDW